Proteins from a single region of Fundidesulfovibrio putealis DSM 16056:
- the alr gene encoding alanine racemase, which yields MSILYNKVTAVIELANIVHNYQVLSAASGSGAPIAVIKADAYGHGLSQVAQVLAGAGAETFAVGTVEEAVALRGTGHAHRVIALLGPVEDAEYAALWSAGVIPFLHTFEQLDRLAQLEKAQDEVLPVALKFDTGMRRLGFTLADVPALAERLKAMKNVRLDMVSSHLATADEPEAFSYVAAQAEEFAAIRRELAALGLAHTANIANSAAILGHPDLHLDQQRAGIALYGGNPFHGTEREALGRDLKPAMSVKTKILSVHGLRAGQSVSYGCTYTAPEDKTVAIVAAGYADAYSRSLSGKAQMCLKGRRVPVLGRVCMQMCAVDVTGMEGVRAGDDIWLLGGDGEGRITPEELAAWWGTITYEVFCLLGLNKREFV from the coding sequence ATGAGCATTCTGTATAATAAGGTCACGGCGGTCATCGAACTGGCCAATATCGTTCATAATTATCAGGTTCTGAGCGCCGCTTCCGGCTCGGGAGCCCCCATCGCCGTGATCAAGGCCGACGCCTACGGCCACGGGCTGTCCCAGGTGGCCCAGGTGCTGGCGGGCGCGGGCGCGGAAACCTTCGCCGTGGGCACCGTGGAGGAGGCCGTGGCCCTGCGCGGCACGGGCCATGCGCATCGCGTCATCGCCCTGCTGGGGCCTGTTGAGGACGCCGAGTACGCGGCCCTGTGGAGCGCGGGCGTGATCCCCTTCCTGCACACCTTCGAGCAGCTGGACCGGCTGGCGCAGCTTGAGAAGGCTCAGGACGAGGTGCTGCCGGTGGCCTTGAAGTTCGACACGGGCATGCGCCGCCTGGGCTTCACCCTGGCCGACGTCCCGGCCCTGGCCGAGCGGTTGAAGGCCATGAAGAACGTCCGGCTGGACATGGTCAGCTCGCACCTGGCTACGGCGGACGAGCCCGAGGCCTTCTCCTACGTGGCCGCCCAGGCCGAGGAGTTCGCGGCCATCCGTCGCGAGCTTGCGGCGCTGGGGCTTGCGCACACGGCCAACATAGCCAACTCCGCCGCCATCCTGGGCCACCCGGACCTGCACCTGGACCAGCAGCGGGCCGGGATCGCCCTGTACGGCGGCAATCCCTTCCACGGCACCGAGCGCGAGGCGCTCGGGCGAGACCTCAAGCCGGCCATGAGCGTCAAGACGAAGATTCTGTCCGTCCACGGTCTGCGCGCCGGACAGAGTGTCAGCTACGGCTGCACCTACACCGCGCCGGAGGACAAGACCGTGGCCATCGTGGCGGCGGGCTACGCCGACGCCTACAGCCGCTCCTTGAGCGGCAAGGCGCAGATGTGCCTGAAGGGGCGCAGGGTGCCGGTGCTTGGCCGGGTGTGCATGCAGATGTGCGCCGTGGACGTGACCGGCATGGAGGGCGTGCGGGCCGGGGACGACATCTGGCTCTTGGGCGGCGACGGCGAGGGGCGCATCACGCCCGAGGAACTGGCCGCCTGGTGGGGGACGATCACCTATGAGGTGTTCTGTTTGCTGGGGCTGAACAAGAGGGAGTTCGTCTAG
- a CDS encoding hydrogenase maturation nickel metallochaperone HypA/HybF, whose protein sequence is MHEMSIAQSILDIIQQEMEKNGLTQLIRAKVKFGGLTNTVPEALETCFMALTVKTPLESAVFELEQIPPLYRCFKCSHEFSPEHPNRMLVPCPACGEELGHTVLAGKELFIDYIEAQ, encoded by the coding sequence ATGCACGAAATGTCCATCGCCCAGTCCATCCTGGACATCATCCAGCAGGAAATGGAGAAGAACGGCCTGACCCAGCTCATCCGGGCCAAGGTCAAATTCGGCGGCCTCACCAACACCGTGCCCGAAGCGCTGGAGACGTGCTTCATGGCGCTCACGGTGAAGACCCCGCTGGAATCCGCCGTGTTCGAATTGGAGCAGATCCCCCCGCTCTACAGGTGTTTCAAGTGCAGCCACGAGTTCTCGCCCGAGCACCCCAACCGGATGCTGGTGCCCTGCCCGGCCTGCGGCGAGGAACTCGGCCACACCGTGCTGGCAGGCAAGGAACTTTTCATCGACTACATAGAGGCGCAGTAA
- a CDS encoding class I SAM-dependent methyltransferase: MTTPFNAVAQTWDEDPRRVAVAAAIVAKMIGALRLTPQTTLLDYGAGTGLVSLALAPHVGRLIAVDEADGMLDILRAKLAEADPGNVEVRHWSAGQDNSGLPEFDVITGSMVLHHMEDIPAAAAVFHGLLRPGGVAAFADLDLDDGRFHGTEMHTFHPGFDRGWLRAVFEQAGFTSVAFQEAHQVTKKFADGEERTFPIFLLTAVRS; the protein is encoded by the coding sequence ATGACCACCCCCTTCAACGCCGTAGCCCAGACCTGGGATGAAGATCCCCGCAGGGTCGCGGTGGCCGCAGCCATAGTCGCGAAGATGATCGGCGCGCTGCGCCTGACCCCTCAAACGACCCTCCTGGATTATGGCGCGGGAACCGGGCTGGTCAGCCTGGCGCTCGCCCCCCATGTGGGAAGGCTCATCGCCGTGGACGAAGCCGACGGGATGCTCGACATCCTCCGCGCCAAGCTGGCTGAAGCCGACCCCGGCAACGTGGAGGTCAGACATTGGAGCGCCGGGCAGGACAATTCCGGCTTGCCGGAGTTCGATGTGATCACCGGGTCCATGGTGCTGCACCATATGGAGGACATCCCGGCTGCGGCGGCAGTCTTCCACGGCCTGCTGCGCCCTGGCGGAGTCGCGGCGTTCGCGGACCTGGATCTGGACGACGGGCGCTTCCACGGAACGGAAATGCATACGTTCCATCCGGGTTTCGACCGCGGCTGGCTGCGCGCAGTGTTCGAGCAGGCCGGGTTCACCTCAGTCGCATTCCAAGAAGCTCATCAGGTGACCAAGAAATTCGCAGACGGCGAGGAGCGCACCTTCCCCATCTTCCTGCTGACGGCAGTCCGCAGCTGA
- a CDS encoding NADH:flavin oxidoreductase, translated as MAELFEATTINGMSLRNRFVRSATWEGLAESDGSVTPRLVEMVAELARGEVGLIISSHAFVTREGQAGLKQVGAYSDALLPGLAAMAKGVHDAGGKIALQLAHAGNQGNAALTGLRPVGPSPCLVDGQSICDTLDKPGIAALVTAFAKAAARAKITGYDAVQVHAAHGYLLSQFLSPAWNTRTDEYGGALENRARMLLEVVHSVREAVGPDYPVLAKINTGDFVENGLTMEDCAQVVAMLRDASVDAVELSGGCRPAGEAFMPARKGKIKIPDQEVYYREAAALCRSLTDMPLMLVGGIRSLDVAQELVRTGLVDYISMCRPLICEPGLIKRWREGDVRPAECVSDNACYGPGFAGEGIRCVTFEKKRAR; from the coding sequence ATGGCCGAACTCTTTGAAGCCACCACCATAAACGGCATGTCCCTCCGCAACCGTTTCGTGCGCTCCGCCACTTGGGAGGGCCTTGCCGAGTCCGACGGCTCGGTCACGCCGCGCCTCGTGGAGATGGTCGCCGAGCTGGCCCGTGGCGAAGTGGGCCTCATCATCAGCAGCCACGCCTTTGTCACCCGCGAGGGTCAGGCAGGCCTGAAACAGGTCGGCGCGTACTCGGACGCTTTGCTTCCCGGCCTCGCCGCCATGGCCAAGGGCGTCCACGACGCTGGAGGGAAAATAGCCTTGCAACTGGCCCACGCCGGAAACCAGGGCAACGCCGCGCTCACCGGCCTTCGTCCCGTGGGGCCGAGCCCCTGCCTTGTGGACGGCCAATCCATCTGCGACACCCTGGACAAGCCCGGCATCGCCGCCCTGGTGACCGCCTTCGCCAAGGCTGCCGCGCGCGCGAAAATCACCGGCTACGACGCGGTGCAGGTTCACGCAGCCCACGGTTACCTCTTGAGCCAGTTCCTCTCCCCGGCCTGGAACACCCGCACCGACGAATACGGCGGCGCACTGGAGAACCGGGCGCGGATGCTCCTGGAAGTGGTGCACAGCGTGCGGGAGGCCGTGGGGCCGGATTATCCTGTGCTGGCCAAGATAAACACCGGGGACTTTGTGGAGAACGGCCTGACCATGGAGGACTGCGCCCAGGTGGTCGCCATGCTGCGCGACGCGTCGGTTGACGCCGTGGAGCTTTCTGGCGGGTGCAGGCCAGCTGGCGAGGCCTTCATGCCCGCGCGCAAAGGCAAAATCAAAATCCCGGACCAGGAGGTCTACTACCGCGAGGCAGCGGCCTTGTGCCGCAGCCTGACGGACATGCCCCTGATGCTGGTGGGCGGCATCCGCTCGCTGGATGTGGCGCAGGAGCTTGTCCGCACGGGTCTGGTGGACTATATTTCCATGTGCCGCCCGCTGATCTGCGAGCCGGGGCTCATCAAGCGCTGGCGCGAGGGTGACGTGCGGCCCGCCGAATGCGTGTCGGACAACGCCTGCTACGGGCCGGGATTTGCGGGCGAGGGCATCCGCTGCGTGACCTTCGAGAAGAAGCGCGCCCGCTAA
- a CDS encoding ATP-binding cassette domain-containing protein: protein MFSVDVEKSFLRGKEPFTLRVAFETDSRTLVIFGPSGSGKSLTLQLMAGMIAPDRGRIMINGHVLFDSARAVNLPARKRRIGYVFQDYALFPHMSVRKNIAFGLVPGPENGRAGKTGDAIDELLARFEISHIADSMPGRISGGQKQRVALARALAMNPDVLFLDEPLSALDPLLRRKVRQDLLDSIALTGLPTVLISHDPEDVDAFARSLVILDSGETKIVFDYQQERSAYDSAYEMLDVLLESNRKRH from the coding sequence ATGTTTTCCGTAGACGTGGAAAAATCCTTCCTGAGAGGAAAAGAGCCGTTCACCCTGCGGGTCGCCTTCGAGACCGATTCGCGGACCCTGGTGATATTCGGCCCGTCCGGCTCCGGCAAGTCCCTCACCCTCCAGCTCATGGCGGGCATGATCGCCCCGGATCGCGGGCGCATCATGATAAACGGCCACGTCCTCTTCGACTCCGCTCGGGCAGTGAACCTCCCGGCCCGCAAACGCCGCATCGGCTACGTGTTCCAGGACTACGCCCTGTTCCCGCACATGTCCGTGCGCAAGAACATCGCCTTCGGCCTGGTTCCCGGCCCGGAAAACGGGCGCGCGGGCAAGACCGGCGACGCCATCGACGAACTCCTGGCCCGCTTCGAGATCTCGCACATCGCCGACAGCATGCCGGGACGGATCTCCGGCGGACAGAAGCAACGCGTGGCCCTGGCGCGGGCGCTGGCCATGAATCCGGACGTCCTGTTCCTGGACGAGCCGCTCTCCGCCCTGGACCCGCTCCTGCGCAGAAAGGTCCGGCAGGACCTGCTCGACTCCATCGCCCTCACCGGCCTGCCTACCGTGCTCATCAGCCATGATCCGGAGGACGTGGACGCGTTCGCCAGATCGCTGGTGATTCTCGACAGCGGCGAGACCAAGATCGTCTTCGACTACCAGCAGGAGCGTAGCGCCTACGACTCCGCGTACGAAATGCTGGACGTGCTGCTGGAGAGCAACCGCAAGCGACACTGA
- the hypB gene encoding hydrogenase nickel incorporation protein HypB — protein sequence MKVSVIRNVLEANDRLAQEIKDLFAARGILALNLMSSPGAGKTSLLERTLRDLAGEFKMAVIEGDLQTDNDARRVAATGAQAVQINTEGGCHLNSSMILEALKQIDLDGLDILFIENVGNLVCPAEFDLGEDGKVTLLSVTEGDDKPEKYPLMFNLSEVSLLNKVDLLPYVDFDMERARGFMRALNKDIIIFGVSCKTSEGLEGWYEWLRKKRAAKKG from the coding sequence ATGAAAGTATCCGTGATCAGAAACGTCCTGGAAGCCAACGACCGCCTTGCCCAGGAGATTAAAGACCTGTTCGCCGCGCGCGGCATCCTGGCGCTCAACCTGATGAGCTCCCCCGGCGCGGGCAAGACGAGCCTTCTGGAGCGCACCCTGCGCGACCTGGCGGGCGAGTTCAAGATGGCCGTCATCGAGGGCGACCTCCAGACCGACAACGACGCCCGGCGCGTGGCCGCAACCGGCGCGCAGGCCGTGCAGATCAACACCGAGGGCGGCTGCCACCTGAACAGCTCCATGATCCTGGAGGCGCTGAAGCAGATCGACCTGGACGGGCTGGACATCCTGTTCATCGAGAACGTGGGCAACCTGGTCTGCCCGGCGGAGTTCGACCTGGGCGAGGATGGCAAGGTGACGCTGCTCTCCGTTACCGAAGGCGACGACAAGCCGGAAAAGTACCCGCTCATGTTCAATTTGAGCGAGGTGTCGCTCTTGAACAAAGTGGACCTGCTGCCCTACGTGGACTTCGACATGGAGCGAGCCCGGGGCTTCATGCGGGCCTTGAATAAGGACATCATCATCTTCGGCGTCTCCTGCAAGACCAGCGAAGGGCTGGAGGGGTGGTATGAGTGGCTCAGGAAGAAACGGGCCGCGAAGAAGGGCTAA
- a CDS encoding DUF554 domain-containing protein, with amino-acid sequence MDMPLGTIANAAAIVAGSLIGLLMHGRFPENVKKIVFQALGLSVLLIGLQMALKMDRPLLVVFSLVLGGIAGELLRIEDRLESMGERLKRVSRSKSDLFTDGFVSASLIYCVGSMAILGSLDDGLRNDPTILLTKATLDGFASIPLASTYGVGVMFSAVPVFLYQGAMTLAAGSVREVVTPELLTQITSTGGLLILSIGVNLLGFAHIRVGNLLPAIIAAALLSFTPI; translated from the coding sequence ATGGACATGCCGCTCGGAACCATCGCCAACGCCGCCGCCATCGTGGCCGGGAGCCTCATCGGGCTTCTGATGCACGGTCGCTTCCCAGAGAACGTCAAGAAGATCGTCTTTCAGGCGCTGGGCCTTTCCGTGCTCCTGATCGGCCTGCAGATGGCCCTCAAGATGGACAGGCCGTTGCTCGTCGTTTTCAGTCTGGTGCTTGGCGGCATCGCGGGCGAGCTTCTTCGCATCGAGGACCGTTTGGAATCCATGGGGGAGCGCCTGAAGCGCGTCTCGCGCTCCAAGAGCGACCTGTTCACCGACGGTTTTGTTTCGGCCTCGCTGATCTACTGCGTGGGCTCCATGGCCATCCTGGGCTCGCTTGACGACGGCCTGCGAAACGACCCCACCATCCTGCTCACCAAGGCCACCCTGGACGGCTTCGCCTCCATCCCCCTGGCCTCCACCTACGGCGTGGGCGTCATGTTCTCCGCCGTGCCGGTGTTCCTGTACCAGGGCGCCATGACCCTGGCTGCAGGGTCCGTGCGCGAGGTGGTCACGCCAGAGCTTCTCACGCAGATCACCTCCACCGGGGGGCTGCTCATTTTGTCCATCGGCGTGAACCTCCTGGGGTTCGCGCACATCCGCGTCGGCAACCTGCTGCCCGCGATCATAGCCGCCGCGCTCTTGAGTTTCACACCCATTTAG
- the modB gene encoding molybdate ABC transporter permease subunit, protein MTEFPTDAILITIKVASFSTAISFAFSVLLAYVMSRRNVPGRRIIDSLCTLPIVLPPTVLGFFLLVIVGRRGVLGAWLAEQGINLIFSWQGAVLAATVVIFPLIYKSARGAFDGVDRNLENAARSLGANEVKVFFLVSLPQARNGIIAGTLLAFARGMGEFGATLMIAGNIPGKTQTLALAIYDAFSAGKDTQAALLAATTSAICLAILVSADWLFSPSRQG, encoded by the coding sequence ATGACCGAGTTCCCGACGGACGCCATCCTGATAACCATCAAGGTGGCGTCCTTTTCAACGGCTATTTCCTTCGCCTTCAGCGTTCTGCTGGCCTATGTGATGTCGCGCCGGAATGTCCCCGGCAGAAGGATCATAGATTCGCTGTGCACGCTCCCAATTGTGCTGCCTCCCACCGTGCTGGGCTTCTTCCTGCTCGTTATCGTCGGACGCAGGGGAGTGCTTGGCGCGTGGCTGGCCGAGCAGGGCATCAACCTGATCTTCTCCTGGCAGGGCGCGGTGCTTGCGGCCACGGTGGTGATCTTCCCGCTGATCTACAAATCCGCGCGGGGAGCCTTTGACGGCGTGGACCGCAACCTGGAGAACGCGGCCCGCAGCCTGGGGGCCAATGAGGTGAAGGTATTTTTCCTGGTCTCGCTGCCCCAGGCCAGAAACGGCATCATCGCCGGGACCCTCCTGGCCTTCGCAAGGGGCATGGGCGAGTTCGGCGCCACGCTCATGATCGCCGGGAACATTCCCGGCAAGACCCAGACCCTGGCGCTGGCCATCTACGACGCGTTCTCGGCGGGCAAGGACACGCAGGCGGCGCTGCTGGCGGCCACCACCTCGGCTATCTGCCTGGCCATCCTGGTGAGCGCGGATTGGCTTTTCAGCCCCTCCCGGCAGGGATGA